The following proteins are co-located in the Streptomyces sp. DT2A-34 genome:
- a CDS encoding NAD-dependent epimerase/dehydratase family protein, translated as MRKAREVLVIGGNRYFGKRLIARLLAAGDRVTVLNRGSSAPPSGAVHLVADRNDEKSLTAALGSRTFDAVVDQVCYTPRQAEIARRVLAGRTRRYVLTSTVEVYEYEDSIAPVRETDVDPLDVTVDLELPWDDPEFLDAHYGEGKRQAEAVFAAGPDLPYAAVRVAHVLGGDDDFTGRMTYYADRIRTGTPIAVPVVNQPATYIHVEEIADFLFWAVGQDFTGPVNAASHGLLTTGDLCDAIAAHIPDGKPVFRHVEVGEVSPLSFTRAYGMDNSRAARLGFPFTPARQWLPKAVAETLGTTG; from the coding sequence ATGCGAAAGGCACGAGAGGTACTGGTCATCGGCGGCAACCGCTATTTCGGCAAGCGGCTGATCGCGCGACTGCTGGCGGCCGGGGACCGGGTGACGGTTCTCAATCGCGGATCGTCGGCGCCCCCGTCGGGCGCGGTCCACCTTGTCGCCGACCGGAACGACGAGAAGTCCCTGACGGCGGCGCTGGGTTCACGGACGTTCGACGCCGTGGTCGACCAGGTCTGCTACACGCCGCGGCAGGCGGAGATCGCCCGCCGGGTCCTCGCCGGCCGTACCCGTCGTTACGTGCTGACATCGACGGTGGAGGTGTACGAGTACGAGGACTCGATCGCCCCCGTGCGCGAGACGGACGTGGATCCGCTGGACGTGACCGTCGACCTCGAACTGCCCTGGGACGACCCGGAGTTCCTCGACGCCCACTACGGCGAGGGCAAGCGGCAGGCGGAGGCCGTCTTCGCCGCCGGCCCCGACCTGCCGTACGCGGCGGTGCGCGTCGCCCATGTGCTGGGCGGGGACGACGACTTCACGGGCCGTATGACGTACTACGCGGACCGCATCCGCACCGGCACGCCGATCGCCGTGCCCGTGGTGAACCAGCCGGCGACGTACATCCATGTCGAGGAGATCGCCGACTTCCTGTTCTGGGCGGTGGGCCAGGACTTCACGGGGCCGGTCAACGCCGCCTCGCACGGCCTGCTGACCACCGGCGACCTGTGCGACGCGATCGCCGCCCACATCCCGGACGGCAAGCCCGTCTTCCGGCACGTCGAGGTCGGCGAGGTCTCGCCGCTCTCCTTCACCCGCGCCTACGGCATGGACAACTCCCGTGCCGCACGCCTGGGTTTCCCCTTCACACCCGCCCGGCAGTGGCTCCCGAAGGCCGTCGCCGAGACTCTCGGAACGACCGGCTGA
- a CDS encoding RNA polymerase sigma-70 factor, whose amino-acid sequence MSDHATDPATEAFVAHRNLLFTVAYEMLGSAADAEDVLQETWLRWVEVDLGQVRDQRAYLVRITTRQSLNRLRTMTRRKEAYVGPWLPEPLLTAPDVAQDVELAESVSMALMLVLETLSPTERAVFVLREVFDVDYDEIAAAVDKTPAAVRQIAHRARRHVDARRPRAPVSASATRAALESFQRALATGDLQGFLDVLAPDVVLVSDGGGVKQAAPRPVVGADKVARFIVGGTGKLDATLTTGLTVVNGSPALVLRLDGEIDGVMAIRMEDARITGLYYVRNPEKLTRVESETPLTLR is encoded by the coding sequence ATGAGTGATCACGCCACCGATCCGGCGACCGAGGCCTTCGTCGCCCACCGCAACCTGCTCTTCACCGTCGCCTACGAGATGCTCGGCTCGGCGGCCGACGCCGAGGACGTCCTGCAGGAGACCTGGCTGCGGTGGGTGGAGGTCGACCTGGGGCAGGTGCGCGACCAGCGCGCCTACCTGGTCCGGATCACGACCCGCCAGTCGCTCAACCGGCTGCGCACGATGACCCGCCGCAAGGAGGCGTACGTCGGCCCCTGGCTGCCCGAGCCGCTGCTCACCGCGCCGGACGTGGCCCAGGACGTCGAGCTCGCCGAGAGCGTGTCGATGGCGCTGATGCTCGTCCTCGAGACGCTCTCCCCGACGGAGCGCGCCGTCTTCGTGCTGCGCGAGGTCTTCGACGTCGACTACGACGAGATCGCGGCCGCCGTCGACAAGACCCCCGCGGCCGTCCGCCAGATCGCGCACCGCGCCCGCCGGCACGTCGATGCCCGCCGCCCCCGCGCGCCGGTCTCCGCGAGCGCGACCCGGGCGGCCCTGGAGTCGTTCCAGCGCGCGCTCGCCACCGGGGACCTGCAGGGCTTCCTCGACGTGCTCGCCCCCGACGTCGTCCTGGTCAGCGACGGCGGCGGCGTCAAGCAGGCCGCACCGCGGCCGGTGGTCGGCGCCGACAAGGTGGCCCGCTTCATCGTCGGCGGCACGGGCAAGCTCGACGCCACGCTCACCACCGGCCTCACCGTGGTCAACGGCAGCCCGGCACTCGTCCTGCGCCTGGACGGCGAGATCGACGGCGTCATGGCGATCCGCATGGAGGACGCCCGCATCACCGGCCTCTACTACGTCCGCAACCCCGAGAAGCTGACCCGCGTCGAATCGGAGACCCCGCTCACGCTGCGGTGA
- a CDS encoding cation:dicarboxylase symporter family transporter, with amino-acid sequence MAAAKSPDTAPAAPVAKRDRTHYLYIAVIIAVALGITVGLVAPDFAVELKPIGTGFVNLIKMMISPIIFCTIVLGIGSVRKAAKVGAVGGIAMGYFLAMSLVALGIGLVVGNILEPGTGLQITDAIKDAGHEQVDAEAKDTTEFLLSLIPTTMVSAFTSETVLQTLLVALLVGFALQAMGSAGEPILRGVQHIQRLVFRILAMVMWAAPIGAFGAIAAVTGSAGVDALKQLAILMVGFYVTCFLFVFLVLGALLRIVAGLNIFTLFKYLGREFLLILSTSSSESALPRLIAKMEHLGVSKPVVGITVPTGYSFNLDGTMIYMTMASLFIADAMGTPMSIGEQIPLLLFLLVASKGAAGVTGAGLATLAGGLQSHKPALVDGIGLIVGIDRFMSEARALTNFAGNAVATVLIGTWTKEIDRGRVDQVLAGQLPFDEATLQDDGHGAPAAEASERGDEKELAKA; translated from the coding sequence GTGGCCGCCGCCAAATCCCCCGATACGGCACCTGCCGCACCCGTCGCCAAGCGGGACCGCACGCACTACCTCTACATCGCGGTGATCATCGCGGTGGCTCTCGGTATCACCGTGGGCCTGGTCGCGCCCGACTTCGCGGTCGAGCTGAAGCCCATCGGAACGGGCTTCGTGAACCTGATCAAGATGATGATCTCGCCGATCATCTTCTGCACGATCGTCCTCGGCATCGGCTCGGTACGCAAGGCCGCCAAGGTCGGTGCCGTCGGCGGTATCGCGATGGGCTACTTCCTCGCGATGTCGCTGGTCGCCCTGGGCATCGGGCTCGTCGTCGGCAACATCCTGGAGCCGGGCACGGGTCTGCAGATCACCGACGCCATCAAGGACGCCGGTCACGAGCAGGTCGACGCGGAGGCCAAGGACACTACCGAGTTCCTGCTCAGCCTCATCCCGACCACGATGGTCTCCGCCTTCACCTCGGAAACGGTCCTGCAGACCCTGCTCGTCGCCCTGCTCGTCGGTTTCGCGCTCCAGGCCATGGGCTCGGCGGGGGAGCCGATCCTGCGCGGCGTGCAGCACATCCAGCGGCTCGTCTTCCGCATCCTGGCCATGGTGATGTGGGCCGCCCCCATCGGTGCCTTCGGCGCCATCGCCGCCGTCACCGGGTCCGCCGGCGTCGACGCGCTCAAGCAGCTCGCCATCCTGATGGTCGGCTTCTACGTCACCTGTTTCCTCTTCGTCTTCCTCGTGCTCGGCGCGCTGCTGCGCATCGTCGCCGGCCTCAACATCTTCACGCTGTTCAAGTACCTGGGCCGCGAGTTCCTGCTGATCCTGTCCACCTCCTCCTCCGAGTCCGCGCTGCCGCGCCTCATCGCGAAGATGGAGCACCTGGGTGTCAGCAAGCCGGTGGTCGGCATCACCGTCCCGACCGGCTACTCCTTCAACCTCGACGGCACCATGATCTACATGACCATGGCGTCCCTGTTCATCGCCGACGCCATGGGTACGCCGATGTCGATCGGCGAGCAGATCCCGCTGCTGCTCTTCCTGCTGGTCGCCTCCAAGGGCGCCGCCGGTGTCACCGGTGCGGGTCTGGCCACGCTGGCGGGTGGCCTCCAGTCGCACAAGCCCGCCCTGGTGGACGGCATCGGCCTCATCGTCGGCATCGACCGCTTCATGAGTGAGGCCCGCGCCCTGACGAACTTCGCGGGCAACGCCGTGGCCACCGTCCTGATCGGCACCTGGACCAAGGAGATCGACCGCGGGCGCGTCGACCAGGTGCTCGCCGGTCAGCTCCCGTTCGACGAGGCGACCCTCCAGGACGACGGCCACGGCGCCCCGGCTGCCGAGGCGTCGGAACGGGGCGACGAGAAGGAACTCGCCAAGGCGTAG
- the trxA gene encoding thioredoxin translates to MIKAAGVAEVTDEDFEAEVIGSDLPVLVQFTAEWCGPCRQLAPVLSAIAGEEGERLRIVQLDVDRNPNTTIAYGVLSTPTLMVFRGGEPVKSMVGARPKRRLLEELADVL, encoded by the coding sequence GTGATCAAGGCGGCGGGCGTGGCAGAGGTGACGGACGAGGACTTCGAAGCGGAGGTGATCGGCTCCGACCTGCCGGTGCTGGTGCAGTTCACGGCCGAGTGGTGCGGCCCGTGCCGCCAGCTCGCGCCGGTCCTGAGCGCCATCGCCGGCGAGGAGGGCGAGCGGCTGAGGATCGTCCAGCTGGACGTGGACCGCAATCCGAACACCACGATCGCGTACGGCGTGCTGTCGACGCCGACGCTGATGGTGTTCCGGGGCGGCGAGCCCGTGAAGTCGATGGTGGGCGCGCGGCCCAAGCGCAGGCTCCTGGAGGAGCTCGCCGACGTGCTGTGA
- a CDS encoding NAD(P)/FAD-dependent oxidoreductase: MTENNNVIVIGGGYAGVMAANRLTLRDDVTVTLINPRSTFVHRVRLHQLVGGSDDAVVDYREVLAEGVRLVVDSVTRIDAAERSVTLAAGGTVGYDYLVYAVGSGSADPGVPGAAEFAYPIAGLEEAQRLRPVLDAASAKAPVTVVGAGPTGIETAAELAEAGRSVTLVCGGVLGPYLHPRGRRSVARRLAALGVTVLEGPDTEVTAVARDAVRLGGGRTVPSEVTIWTAGFGVPDLAARSGLSTDALGRLLTDETLTSVDDPHIVAAGDSAAPSGLPLRMSCQAAIPLGARAADTLLSRIAGERPSPLNQFFAGQCISLGRGAGIFQFAHRYDVALWFHIDGRPGARLKEVVCDSIVKHLADESRRPGSFRLHRVSGGAKRQELLRAGHGGTQGTAAGGTSATAAGGTPATAAGGTPATVERVA, translated from the coding sequence ATGACCGAGAACAACAACGTCATCGTGATCGGCGGCGGATACGCGGGCGTCATGGCAGCCAATCGCCTGACCCTGCGCGACGACGTGACCGTGACGCTGATCAACCCGCGCTCGACCTTCGTCCACCGGGTCCGCCTGCACCAGCTGGTGGGCGGGTCCGACGACGCGGTCGTCGACTACCGGGAGGTCCTGGCCGAGGGCGTCCGGCTGGTGGTCGACAGCGTGACGCGGATCGACGCGGCCGAGCGCAGCGTGACGCTGGCGGCCGGCGGCACGGTCGGCTACGACTACCTGGTCTACGCGGTGGGCAGCGGCAGCGCCGACCCGGGCGTGCCCGGAGCGGCCGAGTTCGCCTATCCGATCGCCGGCCTGGAGGAGGCGCAGCGGCTGCGGCCGGTTCTCGACGCCGCGTCCGCGAAGGCGCCGGTGACGGTCGTCGGCGCCGGTCCGACCGGTATCGAGACCGCCGCCGAGCTGGCGGAGGCCGGCCGCAGCGTGACCCTGGTCTGTGGTGGGGTGCTCGGCCCGTATCTGCACCCGCGGGGGCGGCGCTCGGTCGCCAGGCGGCTGGCCGCCCTCGGGGTGACCGTGCTGGAGGGCCCCGACACGGAGGTGACGGCCGTGGCCCGGGACGCCGTACGGCTCGGTGGCGGCCGTACAGTGCCGAGCGAGGTGACCATCTGGACCGCCGGCTTCGGTGTGCCGGACCTGGCGGCGCGCAGCGGGCTGAGCACCGACGCCCTGGGCCGGCTGCTCACCGACGAGACGCTGACCAGCGTGGACGACCCGCACATCGTCGCGGCCGGCGACTCGGCGGCACCGTCGGGTCTGCCGTTGCGGATGAGCTGCCAGGCCGCGATACCGCTGGGCGCGCGGGCCGCCGACACGCTGCTCAGCCGGATCGCGGGTGAGCGGCCCTCGCCCCTCAACCAGTTCTTCGCCGGGCAGTGCATCAGCCTGGGCCGCGGCGCCGGCATCTTCCAGTTCGCCCACCGGTACGACGTCGCGCTGTGGTTCCACATCGACGGCCGCCCCGGCGCGAGGCTCAAGGAGGTCGTCTGCGACAGCATCGTCAAGCATCTGGCCGACGAGTCGCGGCGGCCCGGCTCGTTCCGCTTGCACCGCGTCTCAGGAGGTGCCAAGCGTCAGGAGCTGCTGCGGGCGGGGCATGGCGGGACCCAGGGCACGGCTGCGGGCGGGACCTCGGCCACGGCTGCGGGCGGGACCCCGGCCACGGCTGCGGGCGGGACTCCGGCCACCGTCGAACGCGTGGCCTAG
- a CDS encoding Lrp/AsnC family transcriptional regulator, protein MGDQAAVPKEPRYLRPATSETPVAFDALDRQILELLQTDGRIKLSELGRRVRLSPAAVTERVRRLEAAGAITGYGAQVAPARLGYGIQAFIRVNPHGGYTLKHPRTLELLDRPEIIEVHHVVGEDCWVLKVAVEDTVHLEEVLEQTSALGRTTTSIVLSSPVRGKPLLPRLP, encoded by the coding sequence ATGGGAGATCAGGCCGCCGTGCCGAAAGAACCACGGTATCTGCGCCCAGCCACCAGCGAAACACCGGTGGCCTTCGACGCCCTGGACCGGCAGATCCTCGAACTGCTCCAGACGGACGGCCGGATCAAGCTGAGCGAGCTGGGCCGCCGCGTACGGCTCAGCCCGGCGGCCGTCACCGAGCGCGTACGGCGACTGGAGGCGGCGGGCGCGATCACCGGGTACGGCGCCCAGGTCGCCCCCGCCCGGCTCGGCTACGGCATCCAGGCCTTCATCCGCGTCAACCCGCACGGCGGCTACACCCTCAAACACCCCCGCACCCTGGAACTGCTCGACCGCCCGGAGATCATCGAGGTCCACCACGTCGTCGGCGAGGACTGCTGGGTCCTCAAGGTCGCCGTCGAGGACACCGTCCACCTGGAGGAGGTCCTCGAACAGACCTCGGCGCTGGGCCGTACGACGACATCGATCGTGCTGTCCTCCCCGGTGCGCGGAAAGCCGCTCCTGCCGCGGTTGCCCTGA
- a CDS encoding UvrD-helicase domain-containing protein — translation MRREQEFIDSLYVRVDALRGDTEVSVGDALAQGNTPMQARLERDILVAERSGLLAALNAVDGSLCFGRIDLASGVHHHIGRIGLRTDDAERTPILIDWRADVARPFYLATGHTPMGIRRRRHITTSGRTVTALHDEILDLGDQERTGHEDPTGDAVLLAALNSARTGRMSDIVQTIQAEQDEIIRAPHRGVLVVEGGPGTGKTAVALHRAAYLLYEHRELLAKRAVLIVGPNPAFLGYIGEVLPSLGETGVLLATVGELFPGVKATATDTPQAAAVKGRAEMADVLAAVVRDRQLLPDPVIAIEHDREVLMLDDDLVNVARERTRAAKLPHNGAREHFEGYILNTLTDMVAERIGTDPYDGGNLLDPSDITQIRDELAENPEVWSAIDQLWPVLTPQRLVADFLADPEGYVRDEDAAAIRRPVTRAWTVADVPLLDEAAELLGEDDRVARARAERERETQIAYAQGVLDVSYASRTYEFEDKEDSDPDGSEVLSAHDIIDAERFAERQEEDDHRSAAERAAADRTWAFGHIIVDEAQELSPMAWRLLMRRSPTRSMTLVGDPAQTAEAAGVGSWAGILEPYVEDRWDHTRLGVNYRTPAEIMELAAAVVRAENPEFEPPSSVRSTGVRPWIRATDDLPGAVAKAVAELTPEEGRLAVIAPRDLHRSLAARLDGVTAGAEPDLTRAVVLLDPRQAKGLEFDSVLVVEPGLYGTSDLYVALTRATQRLGVLHTGSLPRGLADKALPLS, via the coding sequence ATGCGACGCGAGCAGGAATTCATCGACTCCCTGTACGTGCGCGTGGACGCGCTGCGCGGCGACACCGAGGTCTCCGTGGGGGACGCGCTCGCCCAGGGCAACACGCCCATGCAGGCCCGGCTGGAGCGGGACATCCTCGTCGCCGAGCGCTCGGGGCTGCTCGCCGCGCTGAACGCGGTGGACGGTTCGCTCTGCTTCGGCCGGATCGACCTCGCCTCGGGCGTCCACCACCACATCGGCCGCATCGGCCTGCGCACCGACGACGCCGAGCGCACGCCGATCCTGATCGACTGGCGGGCCGACGTCGCCCGCCCCTTCTACCTGGCCACCGGCCACACCCCGATGGGCATCAGGCGCAGGCGGCACATCACCACCAGCGGCCGTACGGTCACCGCCCTGCACGACGAGATCCTCGACCTGGGGGACCAGGAGCGGACCGGCCACGAGGACCCGACCGGCGACGCGGTCCTGCTCGCCGCGCTCAACTCCGCGCGCACGGGCCGGATGAGCGACATCGTGCAGACCATCCAGGCCGAGCAGGACGAGATCATCCGGGCACCGCACCGCGGAGTGCTCGTCGTCGAGGGCGGCCCCGGCACGGGCAAGACGGCGGTCGCCCTGCACCGCGCCGCCTATCTCCTCTACGAGCACCGCGAACTGCTCGCCAAGCGCGCCGTTCTGATCGTCGGCCCCAACCCCGCCTTCCTCGGCTACATCGGCGAGGTCCTGCCCTCGCTCGGCGAGACCGGCGTCCTGCTGGCCACGGTCGGCGAGCTGTTCCCCGGCGTGAAGGCGACCGCGACGGACACGCCGCAGGCGGCCGCCGTGAAGGGGCGGGCGGAGATGGCCGACGTGCTCGCCGCCGTCGTACGCGACCGGCAACTGCTGCCCGACCCGGTGATCGCGATCGAGCACGACCGCGAGGTCCTGATGCTCGACGACGACCTGGTGAACGTGGCGCGCGAGCGGACGCGGGCCGCGAAGCTCCCGCACAACGGGGCGCGCGAGCACTTCGAGGGCTACATCCTCAACACGCTCACGGACATGGTCGCCGAGCGCATCGGCACGGACCCGTACGACGGCGGCAACCTCCTCGACCCGAGCGACATCACCCAGATCCGCGACGAACTCGCCGAGAACCCCGAAGTCTGGTCCGCCATCGACCAGTTGTGGCCGGTGCTCACCCCGCAGCGGCTGGTCGCGGACTTCCTCGCCGACCCCGAGGGATACGTCCGCGACGAGGACGCCGCCGCCATCCGCCGCCCGGTGACGCGGGCGTGGACGGTCGCGGACGTGCCGCTGCTGGACGAGGCGGCCGAACTGCTCGGCGAGGACGACCGGGTCGCGCGGGCGCGTGCCGAGCGCGAGCGGGAGACCCAGATCGCCTACGCGCAGGGCGTGCTGGACGTGTCGTACGCCTCCCGGACGTACGAGTTCGAGGACAAGGAAGACAGCGATCCCGACGGCTCCGAGGTGCTGTCGGCCCACGACATCATCGACGCCGAGCGCTTCGCCGAACGCCAGGAGGAGGACGACCACCGCAGCGCCGCCGAGCGTGCGGCGGCCGACCGCACCTGGGCGTTCGGGCACATCATCGTGGACGAGGCGCAGGAGCTGTCGCCGATGGCGTGGCGGCTGCTCATGCGGCGCAGTCCGACCCGCTCGATGACGCTGGTCGGCGACCCGGCCCAGACGGCCGAGGCGGCCGGTGTCGGCTCCTGGGCCGGGATCCTGGAGCCGTACGTCGAGGACCGCTGGGACCACACCCGCCTCGGCGTCAACTACCGCACGCCGGCCGAGATCATGGAGCTGGCCGCGGCGGTGGTCCGCGCCGAGAACCCCGAGTTCGAGCCCCCGAGTTCGGTGCGCTCGACAGGGGTACGGCCGTGGATCCGCGCCACCGACGACCTCCCCGGCGCCGTGGCCAAGGCGGTCGCGGAACTGACCCCGGAGGAGGGGCGGCTGGCGGTCATCGCCCCGCGCGATCTGCACCGGTCGCTGGCCGCGCGGCTGGACGGCGTGACGGCGGGCGCGGAACCCGACCTGACGCGGGCGGTCGTACTCCTCGATCCGCGCCAGGCGAAGGGGCTGGAGTTCGACTCCGTGCTGGTGGTGGAGCCCGGGCTGTACGGCACGAGCGACCTGTACGTGGCGCTGACACGGGCGACGCAGCGGCTGGGGGTGCTGCACACGGGGTCGCTGCCGCGGGGCTTGGCCGACAAGGCGCTGCCGCTGAGCTGA
- a CDS encoding MerR family transcriptional regulator, translating into MRIGELAARAGTTTRTLRYYESRGLLPARRSGNGYRTYDESDLKLLRQIRTLQDFGFDLEETRPFVECLRAGHPEGDTCSASLAVYRRKLDELDALIGELQTVRAKIGLRLALAEGEPPLCELGGQEL; encoded by the coding sequence ATGCGAATCGGCGAGCTGGCCGCACGGGCCGGGACCACGACGCGCACGTTGCGCTACTACGAGTCGCGGGGGCTGCTGCCCGCGCGGCGCAGCGGCAACGGGTACCGGACATACGACGAGAGCGACCTGAAGCTGCTTCGGCAGATCCGGACGCTGCAGGACTTCGGGTTCGACCTGGAGGAGACGCGGCCGTTCGTGGAGTGTCTGCGGGCCGGGCACCCGGAGGGCGACACGTGCTCCGCCTCGCTCGCGGTCTACCGGCGCAAGCTGGACGAGCTCGACGCGCTGATCGGGGAGTTGCAGACCGTGCGCGCCAAGATCGGGCTGCGGCTCGCACTCGCCGAGGGGGAACCACCGTTGTGCGAACTGGGAGGGCAGGAGCTGTGA